From Alloacidobacterium dinghuense:
CGCCTACGTATGGTTGGGTATGCTCGCTGGACCTCACTTCGGAAACTATCAGGCCGGATTCCGGTTTGGGAAGCTTGGCTACGATTTGGTAGAGAAGCGTGGTTTGGTTCGCTATCAAGCCCGCACCTATATGTCTTTTGGAACTCTTATTATTCCCTGGACGAGACACGTCAAGACCGCTCGAGAGCTCCACCGCCGCTGTTTCGTCGCCGCGAACAGGATTGGTGATCTTACTTACGCCGGATACAGCTGCAACACCTTATACACAAATCTCCTTGCGACAGGAGAACCATTAGCGGATGTACAGCGTGAAGCTGAGGCGGGTCTCAAATTTGCGGTTGACATCCGATTCGCACATGTCATAGATACCATCACGGCGCAACTCGGCCTCATCCGGACGCTTCGTGGCTTGACAGCAAGATTCGGGTTGTTCAATGACGAGCGCTTCGACGAGCTTCGGTTCGAGCAGCATTTGGCGAGTGACCCCGTTTTGGCGCTACCCGAGTGTTGGTATTGGATCCGAAAGCTGCAAGCGCGTTTCTTTGCGGGAGACTACCCTTCCGCGATTGAGGCGTCTTTGAATGCAGAACGACTGCTCTGGGCATCGCCCGCCTTCTTCGAGACAGCCGAGTATCAATTTTACAGTGCACTCTCGCGAGCTGCGTCCTTTGATTCCGCGACGCACGACTTGCGCCAGCTGCATTTCGAGGCCCTGGTTGTTCACCAGAAACAGCAGGAGATATGGGCGCAGCATTGCCCGGAGAACTTTGAGAACCGGGCCGCACTGATAGGCGCGGAGATCGCTCGGATTGAAGGCCGCGTGCTCGACGCCGAGCAGCTATATGAACAGGCCATCCGCTCGGCGCACAGCAATGGATTTGTTAATAGTGAGGCGATCGCCTATGAACTCGCCGCGCGGTTCTACGCAGCACGTGGTTTCCAAAAATTCGCAGATGCGTATCTGCTCGAAGCCCGGTACTGCTATCAGCGCTGGGGTGCTGATGGCAAAGTAGCCCAACTGGACCGTTTGTATCCTCAGCTCAAGAAGGAATCGTTGATCTCGACACCGGCAAGCGCAATCCTGGCGCCTACCGAACTCCTAGATCTGGCTACCGTGATGAAGGTCTCACAGGCTGTTTCTGGCGAGATGGTTTTGGAAAAGCTGATCGACAGTCTCATGCGCGCTGCGATCGAGCACGCTGGCGCCGAACGAGGGCTCTTGATCCTTTCACGAGGTGATCAGCTCCAGGTTGAAGCAGAGGCTACCAGCGGCGGAAACGACGTCACGGTGCATCAGCGAGATGCCTCAATCAATGCGGATGTGGTACCTGAGTCTGTTGTTCGCTACGTGATGCGCACGCGAAATGACGTAATTCTCGACGATGCCAGCCTAGGGAACCCGTTTTCCGCCGATTCCTACATCCTTCAGTCTCGCGTGAGATCCATTCTCTGTTTACCGTTGATTAACCAAACAAAAATCACAGGTGTTCTCTATCTAGAAAACAACTTGGCTGCGCGCGTCTTCACGCCTGACCGGATTACGGTGTTGAGGGTACTTGTTTCGCAGGCTTCCATCTCGCTCGAGAATACGCGGCTTTATCGCGATCTTGAAGATCATGAACGGAAAATCCGGCGACTGATCGATTCGAATATCATCGGGATCGTCATCTGGGATCTGGACGGACGACTTATCGATGCCAATGACGCGTTTCTCCGTATTGTGGGGTACGAGCGCGCGGATTTGCAGGCAGGGCTTCGATGGTTCGACATGACACCTCCGGATTGGCAGGAGGTGCACGCTCGCTACGAGGCCGAGGAGCTCAAGGCGACGGGCATGATGCAAGCCCGTGAGAAAGAGTACTTCCGGAAGGACGGCAGCCGTGTGCCTGTGCTGATCGGGGCAGCTTGCTTCGAAGGCCAACCCAACCAAGGAGTCGCCTACATTCTCGATTTGAGCGAGCAAAAGCGAGCCGAGGAAGCTCTGCGGCGGAGCGAGGCTTATCTAGCCGAAGCGCAGAGGCAAACCCACACAGGAAGTTGGGCCATTGATGGCACCAGCAGAGAGACCGTTTACTGGTCTGACGAAATGTTCCGACTCTTCGGCGTCGATCCACAACAGGGCCCACCCACTTGGGAGCAATTCCTGGAGCAGATACACTCAGAAGATCGCGAGAAGGTGAGGTTTGCGAGCGATACGACGTTTCGCACCGAAGTGAATTGGGACGTCGAATTCAGAATCGTGAAGCCTGACGGAGCGGTCAAGCACATTCATGCCATCGGCCATCCTGTCTTGGGTCCCTCTGGGCAGCTTGTTCAAGTGCTCGGCACGATGGTCGATGTTACAGAGCGCACGCTTGCCGAAGAAGCACGCGACAGGCTGCGCCAGCTAGAGGCGGACCTTGCGCATATAACTCGGGTGACTACGATGGGCGAGTTGACCGCCTCGCTCGCGCACGAAATCAAGCAACCAATTGGAGCGGCGGTAACCAACGCGGAAGCGTGTTCTCGACTACTTGATCGAGATCAGCCGGACCTGCCCGAGGCGCGAGAAGCTGCGTCGGCAATGGCCAGAGATACCAGACGTGCAGCCGATATCATCGACCGCGTCCGCTCGCTCTACCAGAAGGGTTCTCCACATCTGTATGTAGTTGATGTGAACGAACTCATCAGAGAGATGGTCACTGTGCTGCACAGTGAGGCGAATCGCCATTCGGTTACGATGCGCACGGATCTTGCCAAAGGGCTCTGCACGGTGCAGGCCGATCGAGTGCAGTTGCAGCAGGCATTGATGAATCTCATGCGCAACGGCATTGAGTCGATGCAGGACACGAGCGGTGAGCTCACCATCAAGTCACAGTTGACCGGGAACTATGAACTGCTGATTTCAATCACGGACTCGGGTGTGGGACTGCCCGCCCAGAACATCGACAAGATTTTTAACGCATTCTTCACTACGAAGTATCAAGGTACAGGTCTCGGACTGCCAATTGCCCGTTCTATTGTCGAGTCACATGGTGGCCGCGTCTGGGCCACCGCTAACTCCGGACCAGGGGCGACGTTTCAGTTTACGCTGCCCATTAGGGAGCCAGCCGGCGGATGACCTCCCCTTATTCAGCTATTGTGATGATCGTCGGCGACGGTACCCACATGTGCGGTAATGCAGCGCCTATTGAAGACGGTAGGACGAAACGAAACACACCGGTACCGGGCCAAGTGATTGGGTATTCCGCAGCCGCAAGCGTCACACTCCGCGTTACGTTCACGCTACCGGAGATACTGAAAACTCAGATAGTTGCACAGTCTCTGCCCTGGTTTTTCGTTGTCTTGCTGCGCGCTCACTACCGGCCCTGGTTCGCACAACCGTCCACGTGGAGTACCTCCCTGGTCATGTTGCATACCTCGGTCAGATAAACGACGGCGTCAGCGACATCACTGACGCTGGAGATCGCACCCATCGATGATAGCGTCTTGAAGAAGTCCTTCGAGGTGTTGGCGTGCATTGGAGTGTCGACAATGCCGAGCCCAACTTCGTTGAAGCGAATGTTTTTTTGCGTACTCGCTCGCAACGCTGCGGGTGACGGCTTCGATACCGCCCTTCGTGATCATCGATACGGACCCCAGTGCGGCCAGCAAATCGGAGTCGATCCTCTGTGATCGCGGTCAGAGCAGGAGCGCGCTCCGTGCTTGGAGGTGCAGGGCATTACGGTCGTTACGGCACCCGCGCGACTTACGATATGTCGTGAGCTAAGGAGGCGCAACGATGGGTAGATGACGAAATGTCGTGAGTTCCCTTTGGCTCGCTCTGACATCCCCTCGCGCTAAGTCTCCTTGTACTACGTAGATCAGCGATAAGCATCCGACCAGATCATTTGGCAATGAATGTGCAACTTCTACGACATCAGGGAATGAGATCCCCGCAGCTCCAGTGAAAGAGGTTCGGCGGATGAATCGGTAATCACAATTTGAGAAGTAGATCACTCACCTCCGAGAGATTCTCGGGCTCAGAGCTCGATTAACGGTTTCCGTCGCTAGAAGCAATCAGAGTTCCTACCCGCATCAGATCGCGCTGTTTCCCTCGATCTGGCAGGGTTGACTGCGATCGGAGATGCAATGAACACGTTCAAGAAACCAATGACAACGCACCCTATCGAAACGGAAGGCCTGGGATCGCAAGAGAACTTCAGAGCCCGTCGCCGGGCTTTCCGCACTCTGCATGAGGCAGGCTGTTTCGTGATTCCGAATCCGTGCGACATCGGCTCTGCACGGTACCTGCAGCAGCTCGGATTCCCCGCGCTGGCGACGACCAGCGCGGGCTTCGCGTTCTCGAAGGGGCTTCCTGACTCCGAAGTTGCGCTCACTTGTGAGCGTAACCTGGCATACATTGCCGATATCGCGGGCGCGGTCGATGTTCCGGTCAATGCGGACTTTGCGTCCGGCTATGGAGAGTCACCGCAAGACGTGGCCGGTAATGTCACACGCTGCATCGCGACCGGCGTCGCGGGACTGTCGATCGAGGATGCAACTGGCGATCCATCGTCGCCGCTTTACGAGCTGCCGCTCGCCGTCGAGCGTGTGCGCGCTGCGCGCGAGGCGATCGATCAGTCCCGTGCCGACGTCCTGCTGACGGCCAGGGCAGAATGTTTCCTTGTTGGCCATCATGATGCGCTTCGCGAGTCGGTCCGGCGTCTGCAGGCATTCGCTGAGGCGGGGGCGGACGTGCTATTCGCGCCCGGCCCCCACGATCCCACAGCGATCAAAGCGCTCGTTGACGCGGTTCGGCCGAAGCCGATCAACGTCCTGGTGGTTCGGGACAGTGGCTTGAGCGTCGCCGACATCGCGGCGCTCGGCGTGCGACGCATCAGTGTCGGCGGCGCGTTGGCGCTTGCTGCATGGACCGGTTTCATGCGCGCAGCGCAGAAGTTGAAGTCGGAGGGGAGTTTCGCAGGCTTCACGAGCTTGGTGTCGTACGCCGACATCAACGGGTTCTTCGTGACCGACTACCGCAGGCGGCAGTCTGATGGGGGGCGATCGGCGGGGTCACCAAGCTGAGTATTCAAGGAGGCGACAGATGACAAGAGTGGATTACACCAAAGTGGCACCGGGGAGCGTAAAGGCAGTGTAACGCCCTCGAGTTCGTCAAGCGGTTCACATAAACCGGATCTCTCATCAGACCCCTAGGCTACGTGGAGGTGCGGTATGAAGAAGAACGAATTTCGAATCAGCGAAGGTGGGTGCGTCGACGTTCCGCTCGCACTTTGCTGTCCAAAGCGAGTGACGTGTGACTGAGACCGCACGCTCGACGCTGCTCTCAAACGCCGCGAATGCAGCGCTCATGTTTCCGGTGTTGAGTTCTGCGCAGATTGCACGGATTGCTTCGCACGGAGTGATTCGTCCAATCACCCGCGGCGAAGTGTTGATCGAGAATGGCCAAACCAACGTGCCGTTCTTTGTAGTGAAGGCCGGTGAGATCGAGGTCATTCGCCCATCGGCACTGGACGAGATTCTGGTCGCGATTGTCGGGCCGGCTCAGTTCACCGGTGACATCAGCATGATCCTCGGTCGCCCCGCGCAGATGCGCCTCCGTGTGAGTGACTCTGGCGAAGTCGTCCAACTGACACGCGACCAGATGCACGCCCTCATTCAAACCGACGCCGAAATCAGCGAAGTGCTGATGAGAGCGTTGATCCAACGACGGGTCGCGGTGGTTGCGCAGGGGATCGGTGACGTGCTGCTCATCGGCTCCGTCGGGTCCAGGGCAACGCTACGAATCAAACAATTCTTAACGCGCAATGGCCACCCCTTCAAGTACCTCGATCTTGATCGGGACGTCGATGTACGGCAATTGCTCGATCGCTTTCACGCGGAGCCGGCGGAGATACCTGTCGTGATCTGCCGCGATGAGGCGGTGTTGAAGAATCCCAGCAATCAGGAGATCGCCGACTGTCTCGGCTTCAATATGGGGATCGATCGCACCCAGCGGCGCGATGTCGTCATCGTTGGCGCCGGACCAGCGGGTCTTGCGGCCGCCGTTTACGCGGCTTCCGAGGGACTCGATGTGCTGGTTATCGAGGCGAGCTCGCCTGGAGGACAAGCGGGCTCGAGCTCGAGAATCGAGAACTACCTTGGATTTCCAACAGGGATTTCAGGGGGAGAGCTGGCCGGACGCGCCTACGCCCAGGCACAGAAGTTTGGCGCCGAGGTCATGATCGCGAAAGGCGCCGCGGAGTTGGCCTGCGAACACAACGCCTACGGCGTGAGACTCGACGACGGCGTGACCATCCCGGCTCGCACAGTGGTCATTGCCACTGGGGCTCGATACCGTAGGCCGTCGCTCGCGAATCTCGGTCAGTTCGAAGGTGTGGGTGTCTACTACAACGCGACTTTCATGGAAGCGCAGCTCTGCGACGGCGATGAAGTCATAGTCGTAGGCGGAGCGAACTCGGCCGGCCAGGCCGCGTTGTTTCTGGCGCAGACGGTGAGACGCGTGCATCTGCTCGTCCGCTCCAGCAGTCTTTCGGCGAGCATGTCGCGATACCTGATTCGGCGTATCGAGGAGACCCCAACAATCCAGATCAAGACGAGAACCGAAATCGTGGCTCTTGAGGGAAACGGACATCTAGAGCGTGTGCGGTGGCGCGACGGCACGGGCGCGGTAACGAATCAAAATATTAAGCACGTATTCTTGATGACGGGCGCAGAAGCCAACACCGGTTGGCTGAATGGCCGTGTCGCGCTCGATACGAGAGGTTTTATCAAGACCGGATGGGACCTCACGCAGGAAGATCTCGCCGCTGCCCATTGGCCGCTCGACCGCTCACCATATCTGCTCGAAACCTCACTTCCGGGCGTGTTCGCCGTGGGTGACGTTCGGTGCGGCAATGTCAAACGCGTGGCATCGGCAGTCGGTGAAGGATCGATCGCGGTTTCGTTTGTCCATCGCGCGCTTGACCGCGCGATTTGATTTGCACTCTTTGTAATCGAACGAACAATTGTGAGCACTCTGATGACCGGAAGCTGATGAAGATTGAGACTGCGCGGCTACTATTTCCGTATCTTCACCACGCTTAACGAAAACGCTGAAATCTAAGCCTGAACGAGGCAACGCTAAAATGGAAGGGCTCATGAATCAATGCGCCACATCGGTCCCAAATCACTGCCCAACCCAGGCGCGAGCCGGAGTGGCAATCGATGCATCGCTGAACCCCTCAATGTATGCTCGGATGTTTCCCGAGTTGCCGTCTTTTCAGGCCGACGAGCAATTCCTTCACGCACTCGGTCGTGGGGGCGGTCTCTGCGATTGCGGTGACGTCGATGACTCCCCCTCCTCTCTGGGGGACACTGCGGCTGGTTGGCCTATCTTCGGCCAATTCGTGGCTCACGACATAACAGCTGACCGCTCCATTTTGCGATCTCATACCCAAACTGCAGAATTACGCAATGCACGCAGCCCGCAACTCAACCTTGAATGCCTATATGGTGACGGGCCGACCGGTCATCCATTCCTCTACCGGCGTGACGATCCAGCGAAGTTCCTGCTTGGCTTGGACGAAGCGGACCTCCAACGAAATTCAGAAGGCATCGCGATTATCAGTGACCCGCGCAACGATTCGCACATGCTCATGTCGCAACTGCATCTCGCCATGCTCAAGGCACACAACGCGTTTGTCGATGAAGCTCGGCTCGCGGGAGTAGCGAACGATCGCGTGTTTGAAGAAGCGGCTCGGCAGATGCGGTGCCACTATCAATGGATTGTTCTCAACGAATTTCTACCTACGCTCGTCGGGCGGTCGCTTGCAGACGAGGTGCTTCGAGAAGGCCCGCAATGGTTTCGCTCGAGTCATGGCGCATTCATACCGCTCGAGTTTGCTGACGCAGCCTACCGGTATGGCCACTCTCAGATTCGCCACCGCTACCAATTGAACTTGCATAGTGATCCCATACCGCTCTTTCCTGATCTCCTGGGATTCCGTGAGGTACCGCGTCAGCGCACGGTCGACTGGAGGCTGTTCTTCGACGCGCCCGGTTCGACATCCGCCCAGCGATCCAAGAAGATCGATGGAAAGCTTGTGCGAGCACTCATTAAGTTGCCAGTAGCCGTCACCGGTGAGTGCGAGATCGAAGACTATCATTCACTCGCCGTGCGCGACCTGCAACGGGGACAAGGTGTCGGGCTACCGTCTGGCGAGGCCGTAGCCCGCCATATCGGAATCGCGCCGCTCAACGCGGAGCAGGTCGGCCTCGCTCCCATGGGTTGGCGTGGTGAAACTCCTTTGTGGTACTACGTTCTCCGCGAAGCTGACGTCTGTACGGGTGGTCATCGTCTTGGTCCAGTTGGCGGCCTGATCGTGGCAGAGGTTTTGATCGCACTTATCGATGCAGACGCGACATCGTTTCGCCGGAGCCATGAGGAATGGCGGCCTCGAAAAAGACTTACCGAGTTGCTGGCCCCTTAATGGCGAACGAGACTGTTGCGCTCCTCGGTGAAGCGCGCCAAACTATTTTGCCGCAGTACAAAGACCCCGTTAACCTAATGAATGTGACGAACGGTGGCACGCTGTCGTTCCTTGGGCTCCTACGCTGTTTCGGTCTTTTTTGCCATGAATTTTTCCGAGTTCCAAACGACTGACCCCGAATCGGCAATGCGGGCTATTCGACGAAATCCAGAACGATTGACCGATGTCGTAAGGTTCTTTGCCCGGAACACAACCCGTCAGAGGAGATTCGACCTCTGGCTCTGGTCTTGGCTCGTATTTCTCTGCGTTCCCCTTTACGGGATTGACCGTGATCGCAGCCTCAACCAGCTCTACCACACTGCCTGGACCCATCTGGAAGGAGCGCCGGGTGAGGTACGCGCGTTGGCCCAAACCGCGGACGGCTATTTGTGGCTAGGGACTGCAACTGGATTATTTCGTTTCGATGGAATTCGATTCGAACCCTACAAACCGCAATCCGGGCAGGCCTTTCCCCAACGTAGCATTTCCTCTCTATTCGCCGAGCCAGACGGCGGCCTATGGGTGAGTTATTGGTACGGAGGGGCCAGTTTCATTAAGAATGGGACAGTGACCGAGTACGGGAAGGAGGAGGGGCTTCCTTCCCGTCCAGTGTTGGCCTTCGCGCGTGACCGGAAAGGGGTATTTTGGATAGCAGCAGGGAAAGATGGGCTCGCTCGACTCGAGGGCTCACGTTGGAGAAAGATTGGTCCTGAATTAGGTTTCGCAGGACCAGCCAACACCGTTTTCGTAGATCACACCGGCACGGTTTGGGTGGGGACGCCGACCAGTGTCGTATATCTCATGGAGGCGGGAAACCGTTTTCAGATAGCTGCACAGGGCTTGGCAGCTGTCTATAATTTTGCCGAATCGCCAGACGGCAAATTGTGGATGGCCGAAACGGGCTACGGGGTACGGGCTGTTCCGTTGCCAGCAAAAAGTCATGGAAAGCCGAGCCCGGCAATCTTTGTGGGATCTCAGGCAATCACATTTGACAAGCAAGGAAGTCTTTGGATTACCAGCTTGGGCGGTGGAATCCGTCGAGTTCCGTATCCCGAGCATCTGCATCAAACGCAGACAATAAGTCCGTCTGCGTGGCAGTTCCACAATTCCGAGATCGAGGCGTTCACGCAAAAGGATGGTCTTACAAGCGATTACATATATAGCGTGCTCGAGGACCGCGAGGGCAACGTATGGATCGGCGCGAGCGGCGGATTAGATCGATTCCGTGAGAGTCCCGTCGTTTCAGTGCCTCTTCAGCCAATTTCTTACCGTGGTGCTTTGCCGATCCCATCATTGCACTCTTTTACAACGAGCGCGCTGGCAGTGGGCGACCAAGGGTCGCTTTGGGCTGCCGGTGTGGGACCTCAGCTCCTGCTGAAGATTCAAAAGGACAGCATCGCGACGCAACTGCGCGACCATCCGGCTGAATGCGCCTATCGTGATTCAAATGGAGTTGTCTGGTTCGCGACGCCCTATTCCGTTTTCCGTCTTTCAGACGAGCGTTTGGACGCGATTGGTCTGAAGCAAGGAGCAATTACTTATAACTACGATGGCGCCGAGCCTGATGGGCAGGGACTGACACTGCGCCGCCGCGATTTGCCAACAGCAGGTGGGATCACTCCGAATCCCCGACCGCGCGTTAAAGCTCTCACTGAGGACTCTTTGGGCAGGCTGTGGATATCGATGGAGTCCGGAACCTTTCGATTAGAGCGGGCCGGTTGGACAAGCCTCGAGAGCTTGGGAGGTCCGCAGGGCACCGCAACTGCAGAGTTCACTGATTCGCAGGAGCGAATATGGTTCGGGTTCGCGAATATGGTCGCGATGCTGGACGGAGACGGAGTCAGGATTTTTTCTGGGAAGGACGGCGTTCAAGTCGGAGCCGTTACATCGATCCAGGGCAAAGGAACGAAGATTTGGATTGGTGGCGAGTTGGGATTAGAGTTTTTTGATGGCAGCCGTTTTCACCCAGTACATCCATCGGATGGCAGCGCCTTAGGCGGCGTTTCAGGAATCGTTGTCGCTCCTGAAGATGGCTTATGGTTTTCAGAAAATCGGGGAATCATTCACATTCCCGAAGCTCAGCTTCGACAGGTGGGCTCCAGTAAAGTGGAATTCGAGACCTTCGGTTTCCTAGACGGGTTGACCGCAGACCTCAGGGGCCCCCTCTCTTCACCGTCGGCTGTACAAACAACAGACGACCGCATCTGGTTCGCCACAACAAATGGGGTAGCTTGGATCAATCCGAAGCGTATCGTACGGAACGCAGTGCCTCCGCCAGTATTGATCGAGTCTGTTATTGCTGACGGTAGGAAATACGGGATCTCAACTTCTTTGAAGTTGCCGCCACGAGCTGGAGATGTGCAAATCGCCTATACGGCTACAAGTCTCACTGTTCCCGAACGGGTTCGCTTTCGCTATAGGCTTGAAGGACAAGATAAGGAGTGGCAGGATGCAGGAACGCGCCGGGAGGCTTTCTACACAAACCTCGATCCGGGACCTTATCACTTCCGTGTGATCGCATGTAACAACGACGGGGTCTGGAATGAAGCTGGAACAGTGCTGGATTTTGTTGTGCTGCCGGCGTTCTACCAAACGGTCACATTCAGAATTCTCTGTGTCCTCGCCCTAGTGGCGGTTTTGTGGTCGCTCTACCTGCTGCGGGTCCGCAGCATCGAGCAACGTCATCTCGAACGCAATCGCGCTGAAGAAATGCTTCGGCACGCCCGGGCAGAGCTTGCACACATGAACCGAGTGAGTACCATGGGCGAACTGACCGCCTCGCTGGCGCACGAAATCAAACAGCCGATTGGGGCGGCTGTCGCAAATGCGGAAGCGTGCTTGCGACTACTCAATCGTAATCAGCCCGATCTGCCGGAGGCACGCGAAGCTGCCATGGAGATGGCGAGAGATGCTCGGCGTGCAGCCGATATCATCGACCATGTCCGATCTTTGTTCCGAAAGGATTCGTCACACCAGGAAATAATTGACCTAAACGAAGTCATCCAAGAGATGGTTGTGATGCTCCAGAAAGAGGCAAATCGACATTCCGTTACGATGCGTACCAATCCTTCCGAAGGACTTCCCAAGGTGATGGCGGATCGTGTGCAGATACAGCAGGCATTGATGAATCTCATGCTCAATGGGATTGAGGCCATGGGGGACACGAGCGGCGAGCTCAGCATCAACTCGCAGTTGAGGGACGACGGTCAAGTGCTGATCGCGGTCAGCGATACCGGCGTGGGGCTGCCCACTGAAAACGCCGACGAGATCTTTAATGCGTTCTTTACCACCAAGTCGCAAGGCACCGGTCTGGGCTTGGCGATCACTCGTTCCATTGTCGAGTCGCATGGCGGCCGTATCTGGGCCACCGCGAACTCCGGACCCGGGGCAACGTTTCAATTTACGCTGCCGATCAGACAGGCAGGAGCTGCATGACCTCTCCCGATACTCCTACTGTGTTCATTGTTGATGATGATGCCCGCATGCGCGCGGCCACGCAGCGTTTATTAAGGACAGTAGGTTTGCATTCCGAGTCGTTTGCTACGCCGGAGGATTTTCTACGGCGCAAGCTTCCAGATGGTCCCAGTTGCCTTTTGCTAGACGTGCGACTCCCTGGAATGAGTGGTTTGGAGGTCCAACACAAATTAATTGAAGCGGGAGCGCAGATCCCTATCATTTTCATCACGGGCCATGCAGACATCCCAATGACTGTGAAAGCAATGAAGTCAGGAGCAGTGGAATTTTTGCCAAAGCCTTTCCGGGATCAGGATCTGATAGATGCGATTCAGCTGGCTCTGAAGCGTGACAGCGAAACAAGGCGACAGCAGAACGAGATTGCGGAATTGAAAGCACGCTACGCGAAGTTGACCGCACGCGAGCGCGAGGTAATGCGACTGATAGTTTCAGGTATGCTCACAAAACAGATCGCCTCGACACTTGGTACGACCGAAATCACTGTGACGGTGCAGCGTGGGCAAGTAATGCACAAGATGCAAGCCAACTCCCCCGCTGAACTGGGAAGAATGGCAGAAAAGCTTAAGCTGCCGACAACGGCTAGCCCAAACGGCTGAGGACCTTTCCCAACTCGCTTTACTCGATCGCCTTTATACATACATATCGGTACCCTTATCACAATCCATAATTGCGTTCGACGGATAACTGATCAATCCTGTACCTGTATGGCTAGAGAGAGGCAGGAAAAAATGGTTGCAGTTATCGAAGACGACGAATCGTATCGAGTCGCCGTCCAACGTTTGCTGAAGTCGACAGGCTTTTCAGTGCAATCGTTCGCCTCTGCGGAGGATTTCTTGAATTCTGGCCAGCAACACGAAACTGGGTGTCTGATCAGTGATATCAGAATGCCGGGGATGTCAGGGCTAGAGCTCCAGTCCAAGCTGAATTCTGATCATTGCCGGATCCCGACCATCTTCATCACCGCACACGGCGACGAAAAGATGCGCCTGCAGGCAATGCGAGGCGGTGCCGTGAAATTTCTCGCGAAGCCTTTTGACGGCGAAACTCTACTTGAGGCTGTTCGAGTGGCCCTGAACGGTTGAGAGCTGATCCTTGTTGCCGGCACAGACTTAGTGGAAGGTATTTGTGAGCTCTCTCACGAGACTTCGGTGTGACGAACAAGACGAGAGAGACCGCGAATTTGCCCAAATCGTAGGCAGTAGCACTGCTCTGGAGTCTGTACTCGCCGAAGTTGAGCGCGTAGCACCAACTGATTCCACCGTGCTGGTCCTGGGAGAAACCGGTACAGGCAAAGAGTTGATCGC
This genomic window contains:
- a CDS encoding peroxidase family protein; the protein is MNQCATSVPNHCPTQARAGVAIDASLNPSMYARMFPELPSFQADEQFLHALGRGGGLCDCGDVDDSPSSLGDTAAGWPIFGQFVAHDITADRSILRSHTQTAELRNARSPQLNLECLYGDGPTGHPFLYRRDDPAKFLLGLDEADLQRNSEGIAIISDPRNDSHMLMSQLHLAMLKAHNAFVDEARLAGVANDRVFEEAARQMRCHYQWIVLNEFLPTLVGRSLADEVLREGPQWFRSSHGAFIPLEFADAAYRYGHSQIRHRYQLNLHSDPIPLFPDLLGFREVPRQRTVDWRLFFDAPGSTSAQRSKKIDGKLVRALIKLPVAVTGECEIEDYHSLAVRDLQRGQGVGLPSGEAVARHIGIAPLNAEQVGLAPMGWRGETPLWYYVLREADVCTGGHRLGPVGGLIVAEVLIALIDADATSFRRSHEEWRPRKRLTELLAP
- a CDS encoding two-component regulator propeller domain-containing protein, which encodes MTDVVRFFARNTTRQRRFDLWLWSWLVFLCVPLYGIDRDRSLNQLYHTAWTHLEGAPGEVRALAQTADGYLWLGTATGLFRFDGIRFEPYKPQSGQAFPQRSISSLFAEPDGGLWVSYWYGGASFIKNGTVTEYGKEEGLPSRPVLAFARDRKGVFWIAAGKDGLARLEGSRWRKIGPELGFAGPANTVFVDHTGTVWVGTPTSVVYLMEAGNRFQIAAQGLAAVYNFAESPDGKLWMAETGYGVRAVPLPAKSHGKPSPAIFVGSQAITFDKQGSLWITSLGGGIRRVPYPEHLHQTQTISPSAWQFHNSEIEAFTQKDGLTSDYIYSVLEDREGNVWIGASGGLDRFRESPVVSVPLQPISYRGALPIPSLHSFTTSALAVGDQGSLWAAGVGPQLLLKIQKDSIATQLRDHPAECAYRDSNGVVWFATPYSVFRLSDERLDAIGLKQGAITYNYDGAEPDGQGLTLRRRDLPTAGGITPNPRPRVKALTEDSLGRLWISMESGTFRLERAGWTSLESLGGPQGTATAEFTDSQERIWFGFANMVAMLDGDGVRIFSGKDGVQVGAVTSIQGKGTKIWIGGELGLEFFDGSRFHPVHPSDGSALGGVSGIVVAPEDGLWFSENRGIIHIPEAQLRQVGSSKVEFETFGFLDGLTADLRGPLSSPSAVQTTDDRIWFATTNGVAWINPKRIVRNAVPPPVLIESVIADGRKYGISTSLKLPPRAGDVQIAYTATSLTVPERVRFRYRLEGQDKEWQDAGTRREAFYTNLDPGPYHFRVIACNNDGVWNEAGTVLDFVVLPAFYQTVTFRILCVLALVAVLWSLYLLRVRSIEQRHLERNRAEEMLRHARAELAHMNRVSTMGELTASLAHEIKQPIGAAVANAEACLRLLNRNQPDLPEAREAAMEMARDARRAADIIDHVRSLFRKDSSHQEIIDLNEVIQEMVVMLQKEANRHSVTMRTNPSEGLPKVMADRVQIQQALMNLMLNGIEAMGDTSGELSINSQLRDDGQVLIAVSDTGVGLPTENADEIFNAFFTTKSQGTGLGLAITRSIVESHGGRIWATANSGPGATFQFTLPIRQAGAA
- a CDS encoding FAD-dependent oxidoreductase produces the protein MTETARSTLLSNAANAALMFPVLSSAQIARIASHGVIRPITRGEVLIENGQTNVPFFVVKAGEIEVIRPSALDEILVAIVGPAQFTGDISMILGRPAQMRLRVSDSGEVVQLTRDQMHALIQTDAEISEVLMRALIQRRVAVVAQGIGDVLLIGSVGSRATLRIKQFLTRNGHPFKYLDLDRDVDVRQLLDRFHAEPAEIPVVICRDEAVLKNPSNQEIADCLGFNMGIDRTQRRDVVIVGAGPAGLAAAVYAASEGLDVLVIEASSPGGQAGSSSRIENYLGFPTGISGGELAGRAYAQAQKFGAEVMIAKGAAELACEHNAYGVRLDDGVTIPARTVVIATGARYRRPSLANLGQFEGVGVYYNATFMEAQLCDGDEVIVVGGANSAGQAALFLAQTVRRVHLLVRSSSLSASMSRYLIRRIEETPTIQIKTRTEIVALEGNGHLERVRWRDGTGAVTNQNIKHVFLMTGAEANTGWLNGRVALDTRGFIKTGWDLTQEDLAAAHWPLDRSPYLLETSLPGVFAVGDVRCGNVKRVASAVGEGSIAVSFVHRALDRAI
- a CDS encoding response regulator transcription factor; translation: MTSPDTPTVFIVDDDARMRAATQRLLRTVGLHSESFATPEDFLRRKLPDGPSCLLLDVRLPGMSGLEVQHKLIEAGAQIPIIFITGHADIPMTVKAMKSGAVEFLPKPFRDQDLIDAIQLALKRDSETRRQQNEIAELKARYAKLTAREREVMRLIVSGMLTKQIASTLGTTEITVTVQRGQVMHKMQANSPAELGRMAEKLKLPTTASPNG
- a CDS encoding response regulator transcription factor, with product MVAVIEDDESYRVAVQRLLKSTGFSVQSFASAEDFLNSGQQHETGCLISDIRMPGMSGLELQSKLNSDHCRIPTIFITAHGDEKMRLQAMRGGAVKFLAKPFDGETLLEAVRVALNG